One genomic region from Phocoena sinus isolate mPhoSin1 chromosome 3, mPhoSin1.pri, whole genome shotgun sequence encodes:
- the LOC116750722 gene encoding uncharacterized protein LOC116750722 isoform X5 — translation MRTWGNILIAHLETTDNSKLYMSEIFHKREKKKNSMQQSGSLRKERSPPMTRLAVVVEVERRRRSGKKPPHIHLRELTCSPPVSGPEETCCPTLLLEGPKSIRLCQRGILESQFCSQEQCVTFDRVLGSDAPQEAEQELLTRVQCMLGSVGRGYTVALLLRGRETEAPRLVPQLLQMLFEEALPLRGSDAVLSTLSLVQLSTSGRSRDLLAPGSENLSVLDVSPLGLVVENASEVEVSDSRAASELYLQAAGGGDSACSLLTVTMSCPWPDPPEGPGTQGMWRGALRILQLPGALDCPLLQVLAGKVVGEEVEGSLPWIVSCLLEGNNYSGLLLRLDPQGSSLSLLQAALLGAAERRMKVRQVRPTLWDAVEEARARRAGLKSLRSGLLGDALTDSGLCQLGKALRELQVVKAWNQRSGSWMLKTVKTEAMGLPEPQQVTDSTASPSPGLQEEPQGRTASIGPDLHQMHALRDPEEQAQQAPDVALQFFLAQAQRQRLREQHQIWIQEELKHLQQEEEAVAGVHVKGLVAEEVSEERQRWHREWTGLRLQLEALQAERDTAEQDLTALYDLHGQAARAWTCHVLQVFRAWRGLWEEQAMATEHHYRSLLAGILQDTINLATQNQELQAQSQRLQQTRLGAGMLDPRPEEKCGDQESFRGSLLSPHS, via the exons ATGAGAACTTGGGGAAATATCTTGATAGCACATCTAGAAACTACAGACAATTCTAAG TTATATATGTCTGAAATTTTtcataagagggaaaaaaagaaaaactccatgCAACAGTCTGGCTCACTCAGAAAAGAGAGGTCACCTCCTATG ACCAGGCTGGCCGTGGTGGTGGAAGTAGAGCGAAGGAGAAGATCTGGTAAGAAGCCTCCACACATTCATCTCAGAG AGTTGACATGTAGCCCACCTGTCTCAGGCCCCGAGGAGACCTGTTGCCCCACGCTCCTCCTGGAGGGGCCCAAGAGCATCCGCCTGTGTCAGCGTGGGATTCTGGAGAGTCAG TTCTGCTCACAGGAACAATGCGTCACCTTTGACAGAGTCCTGGGTTCTGATGCTCCTCAG GAGGCGGAGCAGGAGTTGCTAACAAGAGTCCAGTGCATGCTGGGCTCGGTGGGCCGAGGGTACACTGTGGCCCTGCTGCTTCGGGGTCGAGAAACAGAGGCACCCCGGCTTGTGCCTCAG CTGCTGCAGATGCTGTTTGAAGAAGCTCTGCCCCTCAGGGGCTCTGATGCCGTGCTTAGTACACTTAGCCTGGTGCAG CTCAGCACCAGTGGGAGGAGTCGGGACCTGCTTGCTCCAGGGTCAGAGAACCTGTCAGTGCTGGATGTGTCCCCTCTGGGCTT ggtGGTAGAAAATGCCAGTGAAGTGGAGGTGTCTGACTCAAGAGCTGCCTCAGAGCTGTACTTGCAGGCTGCAGGTGGTGGAGACAG TGCCTGCTCTCTGCTCACTGTCACCATGTCCTGCCCATGGCCTGACCCTCCTGAGGGACCTGGGACCCAGGGCATGTGGCGAGGAGCCTTGCGGATCCTGCAGCTTCCAGGAGCCCT AGACTGTCCCTTGCTGCAGGTGTTGGCTGGTAAGGTTGTTGGTGAGGAGGTGGAGGGCTCTCTGCCCTGGATTGTCTCATGTCTCCTGGAAGGAAACAACTACAGTGGCCTTCTTCTTCGCCTGGACCCTCAAG GCAGCTCCCTGAGCTTGCTCCAGGCTGCTCTGTTGGGGGCCGCAGAAAGGAGGATGAAGGTGAGACAGGTGAGGCCCACCCTCTGGGATGCAGTAGAAGAGGCCCGGGCCCGGCGGGCTGGCCTGAAGAGCCTGCGTTCAGGCCTCCTTGGGGACGCCCTGACAGATAGTGGGCTCTGCCAGCTGGGCAAGGCACTGCGGGAGTTGCAG GTGGTAAAAGCCTGGAACCAGCGCTCAGGAAGCTGGATGCTCAAAACAGTCAAAACTGAGGCTATGGGGCTCCCAGAACCACAG CAGGTCACAGATTCAACAGCaagccccagcccaggcctccagGAAGAGCCTCAAG GAAGAACAGCATCTATAGGACCTGATCTCCACCAAATGCACGCTCTCAGGGACCCTGAGGAACAG GCCCAGCAGGCCCCGGATGTGGCCCTGCAGTTCTTCCTGGCTCAGGCCCAGAGGCAGAGACTGCGAGAACAGCACCAAATTTGGATCCAAGAGGAACTGAAGCATTTGCAACAGGAGGAAGAAGCGGTGGCAGGGGTCCACGTCAAAGGCCTGGTGGCTGAAGAG GTTTCCgaggagaggcagagatggcACCGGGAGTGGACAGGGCTGAGACTCCAGCTGGAGGCCCTTCAGGCAGAACGGGACACTGCGGAGCAGGACCTGACAGCCCTCTATGACCTGCACGGGCAGGCTGCCCGGGCTTGGACGTGCCACGTGCTGCAG GTATTCCGAGCCTGGCGGGGGCTGTGGGAGGAACAGGCCATGGCCACAGAGCATCACTATCGCAGCCTGCTGGCTGGCATCCTGCAAGACACCATCAACCTGGCCACGCAGAACCAGGAGCTCCAAGCCCAGAGCCAGCGACTTCAGCAGACTAGGCTGGGCGCAGGCATGCTGGATCCCCGCCCTGAGGAGAAATGTGGGGATCAGGAATCCTTCAGGGGCAGTCTCCTCTCTCCTCATTCGTAA
- the LOC116750722 gene encoding uncharacterized protein LOC116750722 isoform X4, whose amino-acid sequence MRTWGNILIAHLETTDNSKLYMSEIFHKREKKKNSMQQSGSLRKERSPPMTRLAVVVEVERRRRSGKKPPHIHLRELTCSPPVSGPEETCCPTLLLEGPKSIRLCQRGILESQFCSQEQCVTFDRVLGSDAPQEAEQELLTRVQCMLGSVGRGYTVALLLRGRETEAPRLVPQLLQMLFEEALPLRGSDAVLSTLSLVQLSTSGRSRDLLAPGSENLSVLDVSPLGLVVENASEVEVSDSRAASELYLQAAGGGDSACSLLTVTMSCPWPDPPEGPGTQGMWRGALRILQLPGALDCPLLQVLAGKVVGEEVEGSLPWIVSCLLEGNNYSGLLLRLDPQGSSLSLLQAALLGAAERRMKVRQVRPTLWDAVEEARARRAGLKSLRSGLLGDALTDSGLCQLGKALRELQVVKAWNQRSGSWMLKTVKTEAMGLPEPQVTDSTASPSPGLQEEPQVAGRTASIGPDLHQMHALRDPEEQAQQAPDVALQFFLAQAQRQRLREQHQIWIQEELKHLQQEEEAVAGVHVKGLVAEEVSEERQRWHREWTGLRLQLEALQAERDTAEQDLTALYDLHGQAARAWTCHVLQVFRAWRGLWEEQAMATEHHYRSLLAGILQDTINLATQNQELQAQSQRLQQTRLGAGMLDPRPEEKCGDQESFRGSLLSPHS is encoded by the exons ATGAGAACTTGGGGAAATATCTTGATAGCACATCTAGAAACTACAGACAATTCTAAG TTATATATGTCTGAAATTTTtcataagagggaaaaaaagaaaaactccatgCAACAGTCTGGCTCACTCAGAAAAGAGAGGTCACCTCCTATG ACCAGGCTGGCCGTGGTGGTGGAAGTAGAGCGAAGGAGAAGATCTGGTAAGAAGCCTCCACACATTCATCTCAGAG AGTTGACATGTAGCCCACCTGTCTCAGGCCCCGAGGAGACCTGTTGCCCCACGCTCCTCCTGGAGGGGCCCAAGAGCATCCGCCTGTGTCAGCGTGGGATTCTGGAGAGTCAG TTCTGCTCACAGGAACAATGCGTCACCTTTGACAGAGTCCTGGGTTCTGATGCTCCTCAG GAGGCGGAGCAGGAGTTGCTAACAAGAGTCCAGTGCATGCTGGGCTCGGTGGGCCGAGGGTACACTGTGGCCCTGCTGCTTCGGGGTCGAGAAACAGAGGCACCCCGGCTTGTGCCTCAG CTGCTGCAGATGCTGTTTGAAGAAGCTCTGCCCCTCAGGGGCTCTGATGCCGTGCTTAGTACACTTAGCCTGGTGCAG CTCAGCACCAGTGGGAGGAGTCGGGACCTGCTTGCTCCAGGGTCAGAGAACCTGTCAGTGCTGGATGTGTCCCCTCTGGGCTT ggtGGTAGAAAATGCCAGTGAAGTGGAGGTGTCTGACTCAAGAGCTGCCTCAGAGCTGTACTTGCAGGCTGCAGGTGGTGGAGACAG TGCCTGCTCTCTGCTCACTGTCACCATGTCCTGCCCATGGCCTGACCCTCCTGAGGGACCTGGGACCCAGGGCATGTGGCGAGGAGCCTTGCGGATCCTGCAGCTTCCAGGAGCCCT AGACTGTCCCTTGCTGCAGGTGTTGGCTGGTAAGGTTGTTGGTGAGGAGGTGGAGGGCTCTCTGCCCTGGATTGTCTCATGTCTCCTGGAAGGAAACAACTACAGTGGCCTTCTTCTTCGCCTGGACCCTCAAG GCAGCTCCCTGAGCTTGCTCCAGGCTGCTCTGTTGGGGGCCGCAGAAAGGAGGATGAAGGTGAGACAGGTGAGGCCCACCCTCTGGGATGCAGTAGAAGAGGCCCGGGCCCGGCGGGCTGGCCTGAAGAGCCTGCGTTCAGGCCTCCTTGGGGACGCCCTGACAGATAGTGGGCTCTGCCAGCTGGGCAAGGCACTGCGGGAGTTGCAG GTGGTAAAAGCCTGGAACCAGCGCTCAGGAAGCTGGATGCTCAAAACAGTCAAAACTGAGGCTATGGGGCTCCCAGAACCACAG GTCACAGATTCAACAGCaagccccagcccaggcctccagGAAGAGCCTCAAG TGGCAGGAAGAACAGCATCTATAGGACCTGATCTCCACCAAATGCACGCTCTCAGGGACCCTGAGGAACAG GCCCAGCAGGCCCCGGATGTGGCCCTGCAGTTCTTCCTGGCTCAGGCCCAGAGGCAGAGACTGCGAGAACAGCACCAAATTTGGATCCAAGAGGAACTGAAGCATTTGCAACAGGAGGAAGAAGCGGTGGCAGGGGTCCACGTCAAAGGCCTGGTGGCTGAAGAG GTTTCCgaggagaggcagagatggcACCGGGAGTGGACAGGGCTGAGACTCCAGCTGGAGGCCCTTCAGGCAGAACGGGACACTGCGGAGCAGGACCTGACAGCCCTCTATGACCTGCACGGGCAGGCTGCCCGGGCTTGGACGTGCCACGTGCTGCAG GTATTCCGAGCCTGGCGGGGGCTGTGGGAGGAACAGGCCATGGCCACAGAGCATCACTATCGCAGCCTGCTGGCTGGCATCCTGCAAGACACCATCAACCTGGCCACGCAGAACCAGGAGCTCCAAGCCCAGAGCCAGCGACTTCAGCAGACTAGGCTGGGCGCAGGCATGCTGGATCCCCGCCCTGAGGAGAAATGTGGGGATCAGGAATCCTTCAGGGGCAGTCTCCTCTCTCCTCATTCGTAA
- the LOC116750722 gene encoding uncharacterized protein LOC116750722 isoform X1 — protein sequence MRTWGNILIAHLETTDNSKLYMSEIFHKREKKKNSMQQSGSLRKERSPPMTRLAVVVEVERRRRSGKKPPHIHLRELTCSPPVSGPEETCCPTLLLEGPKSIRLCQRGILESQFCSQEQCVTFDRVLGSDAPQEAEQELLTRVQCMLGSVGRGYTVALLLRGRETEAPRLVPQLLQMLFEEALPLRGSDAVLSTLSLVQLSTSGRSRDLLAPGSENLSVLDVSPLGLVVENASEVEVSDSRAASELYLQAAGGGDSACSLLTVTMSCPWPDPPEGPGTQGMWRGALRILQLPGALDCPLLQVLAGKVVGEEVEGSLPWIVSCLLEGNNYSGLLLRLDPQGSSLSLLQAALLGAAERRMKVRQVRPTLWDAVEEARARRAGLKSLRSGLLGDALTDSGLCQLGKALRELQVVKAWNQRSGSWMLKTVKTEAMGLPEPQLHFMDEKMETQKTKHLPEVTDSTASPSPGLQEEPQVAGRTASIGPDLHQMHALRDPEEQAQQAPDVALQFFLAQAQRQRLREQHQIWIQEELKHLQQEEEAVAGVHVKGLVAEEVSEERQRWHREWTGLRLQLEALQAERDTAEQDLTALYDLHGQAARAWTCHVLQVFRAWRGLWEEQAMATEHHYRSLLAGILQDTINLATQNQELQAQSQRLQQTRLGAGMLDPRPEEKCGDQESFRGSLLSPHS from the exons ATGAGAACTTGGGGAAATATCTTGATAGCACATCTAGAAACTACAGACAATTCTAAG TTATATATGTCTGAAATTTTtcataagagggaaaaaaagaaaaactccatgCAACAGTCTGGCTCACTCAGAAAAGAGAGGTCACCTCCTATG ACCAGGCTGGCCGTGGTGGTGGAAGTAGAGCGAAGGAGAAGATCTGGTAAGAAGCCTCCACACATTCATCTCAGAG AGTTGACATGTAGCCCACCTGTCTCAGGCCCCGAGGAGACCTGTTGCCCCACGCTCCTCCTGGAGGGGCCCAAGAGCATCCGCCTGTGTCAGCGTGGGATTCTGGAGAGTCAG TTCTGCTCACAGGAACAATGCGTCACCTTTGACAGAGTCCTGGGTTCTGATGCTCCTCAG GAGGCGGAGCAGGAGTTGCTAACAAGAGTCCAGTGCATGCTGGGCTCGGTGGGCCGAGGGTACACTGTGGCCCTGCTGCTTCGGGGTCGAGAAACAGAGGCACCCCGGCTTGTGCCTCAG CTGCTGCAGATGCTGTTTGAAGAAGCTCTGCCCCTCAGGGGCTCTGATGCCGTGCTTAGTACACTTAGCCTGGTGCAG CTCAGCACCAGTGGGAGGAGTCGGGACCTGCTTGCTCCAGGGTCAGAGAACCTGTCAGTGCTGGATGTGTCCCCTCTGGGCTT ggtGGTAGAAAATGCCAGTGAAGTGGAGGTGTCTGACTCAAGAGCTGCCTCAGAGCTGTACTTGCAGGCTGCAGGTGGTGGAGACAG TGCCTGCTCTCTGCTCACTGTCACCATGTCCTGCCCATGGCCTGACCCTCCTGAGGGACCTGGGACCCAGGGCATGTGGCGAGGAGCCTTGCGGATCCTGCAGCTTCCAGGAGCCCT AGACTGTCCCTTGCTGCAGGTGTTGGCTGGTAAGGTTGTTGGTGAGGAGGTGGAGGGCTCTCTGCCCTGGATTGTCTCATGTCTCCTGGAAGGAAACAACTACAGTGGCCTTCTTCTTCGCCTGGACCCTCAAG GCAGCTCCCTGAGCTTGCTCCAGGCTGCTCTGTTGGGGGCCGCAGAAAGGAGGATGAAGGTGAGACAGGTGAGGCCCACCCTCTGGGATGCAGTAGAAGAGGCCCGGGCCCGGCGGGCTGGCCTGAAGAGCCTGCGTTCAGGCCTCCTTGGGGACGCCCTGACAGATAGTGGGCTCTGCCAGCTGGGCAAGGCACTGCGGGAGTTGCAG GTGGTAAAAGCCTGGAACCAGCGCTCAGGAAGCTGGATGCTCAAAACAGTCAAAACTGAGGCTATGGGGCTCCCAGAACCACAG ctccattttatggatgagaaaatggagactcaGAAGACTAAACACCTGCCTGAG GTCACAGATTCAACAGCaagccccagcccaggcctccagGAAGAGCCTCAAG TGGCAGGAAGAACAGCATCTATAGGACCTGATCTCCACCAAATGCACGCTCTCAGGGACCCTGAGGAACAG GCCCAGCAGGCCCCGGATGTGGCCCTGCAGTTCTTCCTGGCTCAGGCCCAGAGGCAGAGACTGCGAGAACAGCACCAAATTTGGATCCAAGAGGAACTGAAGCATTTGCAACAGGAGGAAGAAGCGGTGGCAGGGGTCCACGTCAAAGGCCTGGTGGCTGAAGAG GTTTCCgaggagaggcagagatggcACCGGGAGTGGACAGGGCTGAGACTCCAGCTGGAGGCCCTTCAGGCAGAACGGGACACTGCGGAGCAGGACCTGACAGCCCTCTATGACCTGCACGGGCAGGCTGCCCGGGCTTGGACGTGCCACGTGCTGCAG GTATTCCGAGCCTGGCGGGGGCTGTGGGAGGAACAGGCCATGGCCACAGAGCATCACTATCGCAGCCTGCTGGCTGGCATCCTGCAAGACACCATCAACCTGGCCACGCAGAACCAGGAGCTCCAAGCCCAGAGCCAGCGACTTCAGCAGACTAGGCTGGGCGCAGGCATGCTGGATCCCCGCCCTGAGGAGAAATGTGGGGATCAGGAATCCTTCAGGGGCAGTCTCCTCTCTCCTCATTCGTAA
- the LOC116750722 gene encoding uncharacterized protein LOC116750722 isoform X3 translates to MRTWGNILIAHLETTDNSKLYMSEIFHKREKKKNSMQQSGSLRKERSPPMTRLAVVVEVERRRRSGKKPPHIHLRELTCSPPVSGPEETCCPTLLLEGPKSIRLCQRGILESQFCSQEQCVTFDRVLGSDAPQEAEQELLTRVQCMLGSVGRGYTVALLLRGRETEAPRLVPQLLQMLFEEALPLRGSDAVLSTLSLVQLSTSGRSRDLLAPGSENLSVLDVSPLGLVVENASEVEVSDSRAASELYLQAAGGGDSACSLLTVTMSCPWPDPPEGPGTQGMWRGALRILQLPGALDCPLLQVLAGKVVGEEVEGSLPWIVSCLLEGNNYSGLLLRLDPQGSSLSLLQAALLGAAERRMKVRQVRPTLWDAVEEARARRAGLKSLRSGLLGDALTDSGLCQLGKALRELQVVKAWNQRSGSWMLKTVKTEAMGLPEPQQVTDSTASPSPGLQEEPQVAGRTASIGPDLHQMHALRDPEEQAQQAPDVALQFFLAQAQRQRLREQHQIWIQEELKHLQQEEEAVAGVHVKGLVAEEVSEERQRWHREWTGLRLQLEALQAERDTAEQDLTALYDLHGQAARAWTCHVLQVFRAWRGLWEEQAMATEHHYRSLLAGILQDTINLATQNQELQAQSQRLQQTRLGAGMLDPRPEEKCGDQESFRGSLLSPHS, encoded by the exons ATGAGAACTTGGGGAAATATCTTGATAGCACATCTAGAAACTACAGACAATTCTAAG TTATATATGTCTGAAATTTTtcataagagggaaaaaaagaaaaactccatgCAACAGTCTGGCTCACTCAGAAAAGAGAGGTCACCTCCTATG ACCAGGCTGGCCGTGGTGGTGGAAGTAGAGCGAAGGAGAAGATCTGGTAAGAAGCCTCCACACATTCATCTCAGAG AGTTGACATGTAGCCCACCTGTCTCAGGCCCCGAGGAGACCTGTTGCCCCACGCTCCTCCTGGAGGGGCCCAAGAGCATCCGCCTGTGTCAGCGTGGGATTCTGGAGAGTCAG TTCTGCTCACAGGAACAATGCGTCACCTTTGACAGAGTCCTGGGTTCTGATGCTCCTCAG GAGGCGGAGCAGGAGTTGCTAACAAGAGTCCAGTGCATGCTGGGCTCGGTGGGCCGAGGGTACACTGTGGCCCTGCTGCTTCGGGGTCGAGAAACAGAGGCACCCCGGCTTGTGCCTCAG CTGCTGCAGATGCTGTTTGAAGAAGCTCTGCCCCTCAGGGGCTCTGATGCCGTGCTTAGTACACTTAGCCTGGTGCAG CTCAGCACCAGTGGGAGGAGTCGGGACCTGCTTGCTCCAGGGTCAGAGAACCTGTCAGTGCTGGATGTGTCCCCTCTGGGCTT ggtGGTAGAAAATGCCAGTGAAGTGGAGGTGTCTGACTCAAGAGCTGCCTCAGAGCTGTACTTGCAGGCTGCAGGTGGTGGAGACAG TGCCTGCTCTCTGCTCACTGTCACCATGTCCTGCCCATGGCCTGACCCTCCTGAGGGACCTGGGACCCAGGGCATGTGGCGAGGAGCCTTGCGGATCCTGCAGCTTCCAGGAGCCCT AGACTGTCCCTTGCTGCAGGTGTTGGCTGGTAAGGTTGTTGGTGAGGAGGTGGAGGGCTCTCTGCCCTGGATTGTCTCATGTCTCCTGGAAGGAAACAACTACAGTGGCCTTCTTCTTCGCCTGGACCCTCAAG GCAGCTCCCTGAGCTTGCTCCAGGCTGCTCTGTTGGGGGCCGCAGAAAGGAGGATGAAGGTGAGACAGGTGAGGCCCACCCTCTGGGATGCAGTAGAAGAGGCCCGGGCCCGGCGGGCTGGCCTGAAGAGCCTGCGTTCAGGCCTCCTTGGGGACGCCCTGACAGATAGTGGGCTCTGCCAGCTGGGCAAGGCACTGCGGGAGTTGCAG GTGGTAAAAGCCTGGAACCAGCGCTCAGGAAGCTGGATGCTCAAAACAGTCAAAACTGAGGCTATGGGGCTCCCAGAACCACAG CAGGTCACAGATTCAACAGCaagccccagcccaggcctccagGAAGAGCCTCAAG TGGCAGGAAGAACAGCATCTATAGGACCTGATCTCCACCAAATGCACGCTCTCAGGGACCCTGAGGAACAG GCCCAGCAGGCCCCGGATGTGGCCCTGCAGTTCTTCCTGGCTCAGGCCCAGAGGCAGAGACTGCGAGAACAGCACCAAATTTGGATCCAAGAGGAACTGAAGCATTTGCAACAGGAGGAAGAAGCGGTGGCAGGGGTCCACGTCAAAGGCCTGGTGGCTGAAGAG GTTTCCgaggagaggcagagatggcACCGGGAGTGGACAGGGCTGAGACTCCAGCTGGAGGCCCTTCAGGCAGAACGGGACACTGCGGAGCAGGACCTGACAGCCCTCTATGACCTGCACGGGCAGGCTGCCCGGGCTTGGACGTGCCACGTGCTGCAG GTATTCCGAGCCTGGCGGGGGCTGTGGGAGGAACAGGCCATGGCCACAGAGCATCACTATCGCAGCCTGCTGGCTGGCATCCTGCAAGACACCATCAACCTGGCCACGCAGAACCAGGAGCTCCAAGCCCAGAGCCAGCGACTTCAGCAGACTAGGCTGGGCGCAGGCATGCTGGATCCCCGCCCTGAGGAGAAATGTGGGGATCAGGAATCCTTCAGGGGCAGTCTCCTCTCTCCTCATTCGTAA
- the LOC116750722 gene encoding uncharacterized protein LOC116750722 isoform X6: MRTWGNILIAHLETTDNSKLYMSEIFHKREKKKNSMQQSGSLRKERSPPMTRLAVVVEVERRRRSGKKPPHIHLRELTCSPPVSGPEETCCPTLLLEGPKSIRLCQRGILESQFCSQEQCVTFDRVLGSDAPQEAEQELLTRVQCMLGSVGRGYTVALLLRGRETEAPRLVPQLLQMLFEEALPLRGSDAVLSTLSLVQLSTSGRSRDLLAPGSENLSVLDVSPLGLVVENASEVEVSDSRAASELYLQAAGGGDSACSLLTVTMSCPWPDPPEGPGTQGMWRGALRILQLPGALDCPLLQVLAGKVVGEEVEGSLPWIVSCLLEGNNYSGLLLRLDPQGSSLSLLQAALLGAAERRMKVRQVRPTLWDAVEEARARRAGLKSLRSGLLGDALTDSGLCQLGKALRELQVVKAWNQRSGSWMLKTVKTEAMGLPEPQVTDSTASPSPGLQEEPQGRTASIGPDLHQMHALRDPEEQAQQAPDVALQFFLAQAQRQRLREQHQIWIQEELKHLQQEEEAVAGVHVKGLVAEEVSEERQRWHREWTGLRLQLEALQAERDTAEQDLTALYDLHGQAARAWTCHVLQVFRAWRGLWEEQAMATEHHYRSLLAGILQDTINLATQNQELQAQSQRLQQTRLGAGMLDPRPEEKCGDQESFRGSLLSPHS; the protein is encoded by the exons ATGAGAACTTGGGGAAATATCTTGATAGCACATCTAGAAACTACAGACAATTCTAAG TTATATATGTCTGAAATTTTtcataagagggaaaaaaagaaaaactccatgCAACAGTCTGGCTCACTCAGAAAAGAGAGGTCACCTCCTATG ACCAGGCTGGCCGTGGTGGTGGAAGTAGAGCGAAGGAGAAGATCTGGTAAGAAGCCTCCACACATTCATCTCAGAG AGTTGACATGTAGCCCACCTGTCTCAGGCCCCGAGGAGACCTGTTGCCCCACGCTCCTCCTGGAGGGGCCCAAGAGCATCCGCCTGTGTCAGCGTGGGATTCTGGAGAGTCAG TTCTGCTCACAGGAACAATGCGTCACCTTTGACAGAGTCCTGGGTTCTGATGCTCCTCAG GAGGCGGAGCAGGAGTTGCTAACAAGAGTCCAGTGCATGCTGGGCTCGGTGGGCCGAGGGTACACTGTGGCCCTGCTGCTTCGGGGTCGAGAAACAGAGGCACCCCGGCTTGTGCCTCAG CTGCTGCAGATGCTGTTTGAAGAAGCTCTGCCCCTCAGGGGCTCTGATGCCGTGCTTAGTACACTTAGCCTGGTGCAG CTCAGCACCAGTGGGAGGAGTCGGGACCTGCTTGCTCCAGGGTCAGAGAACCTGTCAGTGCTGGATGTGTCCCCTCTGGGCTT ggtGGTAGAAAATGCCAGTGAAGTGGAGGTGTCTGACTCAAGAGCTGCCTCAGAGCTGTACTTGCAGGCTGCAGGTGGTGGAGACAG TGCCTGCTCTCTGCTCACTGTCACCATGTCCTGCCCATGGCCTGACCCTCCTGAGGGACCTGGGACCCAGGGCATGTGGCGAGGAGCCTTGCGGATCCTGCAGCTTCCAGGAGCCCT AGACTGTCCCTTGCTGCAGGTGTTGGCTGGTAAGGTTGTTGGTGAGGAGGTGGAGGGCTCTCTGCCCTGGATTGTCTCATGTCTCCTGGAAGGAAACAACTACAGTGGCCTTCTTCTTCGCCTGGACCCTCAAG GCAGCTCCCTGAGCTTGCTCCAGGCTGCTCTGTTGGGGGCCGCAGAAAGGAGGATGAAGGTGAGACAGGTGAGGCCCACCCTCTGGGATGCAGTAGAAGAGGCCCGGGCCCGGCGGGCTGGCCTGAAGAGCCTGCGTTCAGGCCTCCTTGGGGACGCCCTGACAGATAGTGGGCTCTGCCAGCTGGGCAAGGCACTGCGGGAGTTGCAG GTGGTAAAAGCCTGGAACCAGCGCTCAGGAAGCTGGATGCTCAAAACAGTCAAAACTGAGGCTATGGGGCTCCCAGAACCACAG GTCACAGATTCAACAGCaagccccagcccaggcctccagGAAGAGCCTCAAG GAAGAACAGCATCTATAGGACCTGATCTCCACCAAATGCACGCTCTCAGGGACCCTGAGGAACAG GCCCAGCAGGCCCCGGATGTGGCCCTGCAGTTCTTCCTGGCTCAGGCCCAGAGGCAGAGACTGCGAGAACAGCACCAAATTTGGATCCAAGAGGAACTGAAGCATTTGCAACAGGAGGAAGAAGCGGTGGCAGGGGTCCACGTCAAAGGCCTGGTGGCTGAAGAG GTTTCCgaggagaggcagagatggcACCGGGAGTGGACAGGGCTGAGACTCCAGCTGGAGGCCCTTCAGGCAGAACGGGACACTGCGGAGCAGGACCTGACAGCCCTCTATGACCTGCACGGGCAGGCTGCCCGGGCTTGGACGTGCCACGTGCTGCAG GTATTCCGAGCCTGGCGGGGGCTGTGGGAGGAACAGGCCATGGCCACAGAGCATCACTATCGCAGCCTGCTGGCTGGCATCCTGCAAGACACCATCAACCTGGCCACGCAGAACCAGGAGCTCCAAGCCCAGAGCCAGCGACTTCAGCAGACTAGGCTGGGCGCAGGCATGCTGGATCCCCGCCCTGAGGAGAAATGTGGGGATCAGGAATCCTTCAGGGGCAGTCTCCTCTCTCCTCATTCGTAA